Within Falco cherrug isolate bFalChe1 chromosome 12, bFalChe1.pri, whole genome shotgun sequence, the genomic segment TGGCCTGGTGCTTGGCACGGCCACCCGTGGGACCCTGCAGGCTCTGAGCCACAGTGGGTGCCCACGTGGGCTGGGGGTCCTGCGGTGCCAAACCCTGCCACGACGGCCCTGTGCACACACAGCTTGGGGCGGCCACGGGCAGCCCTGGCATGCCCCAGCCCTGGTCCCACCCCACGCCCTCCCCACGGGTGGGCCAGGACTGTGCCCCACGGTGGGGCAGGCTGCCTGGCTGTgagggggctgggagccagggggCATCCTGCCCCCCATCCTGTGCATCCCCCTGGGGCAGGGCCCCCGCAAAGTGCCTCTGGCTCCCGGCCctcctggggctgtgccccctcctCTCTTGTCCCAGCGTCGCGCACAAAGGTTACCGTAAACATGAGGGTTAACGAACGCCacggggggggcagggggggttaaCCGGCAAGGACGTGGGGGGTCTCGGGGTCAGGCGCTGAGAGCCCCCTGCGGTCCGGTGCAGCCCGGAGCCAGGCTCCGCCAGCGGAAGGTGCGAAAGTGTCACCGCGCGGGAGGGGTTAGAGGGGGTGCGGGGACGGCAGGGGGTCACAGTCTGGAGTCCTGGCTGTGGGCTGAGCCGTTGCTGCCCTGCACGGGGGAGGCAGCCGCTGCCTCGCTCCGACCCTTctctggctgcaggggctgcaccTCCAGATGGGACTCGGTGGAGGGGCTGAACGCCGGGGCGTAGCGCCCGCTGCGGTGCTCTACCAGTGCTGGGCCCCAGTCCTTGCTTGCCTTGGTAGCGTTTTTCAAGCGctagagagagagggagaggatggggacagggtTAGCACCCACCATGTTCCGccaccccagcctgccccaacaTGCCAGTGGCTCCCAGGGTACCCAGAGGCGGGGGTGCCCCATGGATGCTGCCTGCACACAGCCGCTGCGGGGTGCTGACAGCTCCGGTGGGGTTGGGGACAGCCTTGCAGGCAGCTCCAGGTGGGACACGAACAAGGCGGTCTAGCCCCTAGCCACCCACCTCCAGCAGCGTGTCCCCCTCGGAGCAGCACACTTTGTAGATGGCGTAGATGGGGATGCAGATGACGGAGGAGAGTGCCATGAGGAAGCCGATGCTGATGGCCCAGGTGGGGTAGACGTAATCGTTGTAGGAGATGGGCCGGTACTGGATCACTGTGAAGACCAGGATGAACTGGGGAGGGACAGGCAGGATCAGCCAGtggggagcagccagcctgctctgtgCCCTCCACAAtcaccctgctctgccccatccctgccgCTCCCCTGCATCCTCCCCAGGGTGGGTATGTGGGGTGACCAGGTAGGCTCCCAGCCCCCTTCTCCCATGGCCCTGTGCCCCATGGTCACGATGCTCACAAAGATGATGGCGGGCGAGATGAAGCGCCAGCAGATCTGGAAGAAGAGCGGGGGTGGGAAGCCCAGCATCATCTCAATGTCCTTGAAGTAGTTGTGGTGCCCTGGGGGAACAAGTGACTATCAGCCCCTGCATTGCTGGGCTGGGACCCCAagccccctcccacccctgcccagcaccagctccagaCCCAGGTGGTGGGATCCACCAGGTCAGAGCTGCCCAACTGGCCAATGGCCTTGCCAGTTACCCCACAGCAAGACAATGACTAGCTAGAAGTTAGCCCACCAGttggctggggcagccctgctggccaACTGGCCGTAGGCAGTTGCACCTACCGTAGATGTACATGATGGCCACGCACATGATGCAGGAGATGATGACCAGGGAGAAGCTGGCGGCGTAGTTGTCCATCAGCAGGAGCCAGTAGATGCCCGCCTGCAAGAGGCACCCATTGACACAGCTGCCTCAGCTGTACCGCTGCCATCGGCAGAGCAACGGCACAGCCacactgccagggctggcatGGCAACACACAGCCCGGATCCCACCACTATGGTTGGCATGGCAGCACCCGATGCCAGGGTCAGCATGGTGACACTTAGTCCGGATACAGATACCAGATACTATTGCTTAGTCTGGATGCTGTCACCAGGGTTGGCATGGCAACACCAGGCACTGGGTGTTACCACCACCATGGCAACAATGGATACAGCTGGTGGTGTCAGCAGAGCAAGGCTGCCATGGCAATCACACCCTGTCACCACAGTCCTATGGTCACCTACCTGCGTGGTGAGCGGGATGCCCAGCAGGaagcctgccacagccaccCCCAGCGTCACAAAGGTCTTCCTGCGGATGATCCACTCGTTGCCCACCTCGTCCACGATGGCTGTGACCAGTGTCTCCAGCAGGCAGAACTGTGCGTGGGACAGAGGGGGCAGGATGTCACCACCTTGGCCCCACCATGCCACCCCATCCCAACGCACTGGTGCTACCATGCTGCCCCACCACGACCTACCTGTGTACCCAGCCCCAGGAGGATGagcatgaagaagaaaaggatggACCAGAggggtgagatggggagcaACGTGAGGGCTTCGGGGTAGGCAACAAAGGCCAGGCCAGGGCCATGGTCAGCCACCTTGGAGACATCCACGCCCAGGTGGTTGGCCATGAAGCCCAGGATGGAGAAGATGACAAAGCCGGCGTAGACGCTGGTGGCGCAGTTGGTGATGCTGATGATGATGCTGtccctgcagggagaggggtcAGGGCTGTCTGTAGGCCTGAGAGgcagcagggggctggggtggcgggccgtggtagggCACTCACCGGTAGCAGTTGTTGTGGAACTTGTTGTAGGAGGCCATGGTGATGAGACCACCCCAGGCGCAGCCCAGCGAGTAGAAGATCTGTGAGGCCGCATCACCCCACACCTGCAGCAGTGGGGTGGTCagccctgtgccctgcagccctgctcctccctggCCACCCACCACCCGCTGTCCCCGCTCACCTTGGCGTTGAGGATCTTGTCCCACTGGGGCGTCAGGTAGTACATGATGCCGGTGAGGGCCCCCTCCAGCGTGATGCCGCGCACGAAGAGGATGGTGAGCACCACGTAGGGGAAGGTGGCCGTGAAGTACACCACCTGTGGGGTGACACCTCAGTGgtggggggccgggggaggggaCAAGGGGTGTGGTCTGAAAGGGGCATGACTGTGGACTGGGGGAGGGGCTATGGGCCAGGGGAGGGGTTATGGTCCTGAGTGGGTCCCCGGAGTGGGGAGCATGCACAGGGCGGCGGGCTAGGAGGGGCTGTGCCCAGAAGCGGTGGGGCCATGTCCACAGTGGGAGCGACATTCCCAATAGGGGAGGGTCATGGCCACCACAGCCGGGGGGCGGGGTGCACGTGGGTACCTTCCCAGAGGACTTGACACCCTTGATGAGGCAGAGGAAGACCACGACCCAGGAGACGCCGAGGCAGCCCAGCAGGGGCAGCCGCACCTCGCCCAGGTTCCCGATGTCATCCGACAGGTCCAGCACGTACCTCCTGCATGGGGAGGGGGACGGTGGATGTCAGCGGGACCCTGCCACCATCCCCTCACCTGTCCCACGTCCCATCCCCAGTACCTCCAGTACTCCTCGCTGGGGCTGGTGCGCTTCTGGGTGGTGTTGAGGAGGCGGGTGAGGTTGAGGGCGGCGCGGCTGGAGAGGTTCCCGTCCAGCACCCCCACGCAGTCGGGCGTGTTCCAGGCGTTGCTGCAGTATGTCCAGGGCAGCACGCGCGTCATGGACACAAAGAAGTAGTAGAAGGCAATACAGATCACCACGTTGTAGTAGATCCCGATGTATGTGGACACCACCATCATCCCGTAGCCCACGCCTGGGAACAGCACCAGGGAGCGGTGAGCGGCATGGTGCGGCACGGCAGGGGCATGGCACGCAGCACAGGGGGTTCTGGCGTTGGCACAGCGGGGGCAGGCAGCATGcggcactgccagcagcagccttgcagcCGCTCTGTGGCTTGGGTCCTGGCTGTGGCACTGGGGTGGGGACCACTATGCATGGGATCCTCACCTCCAAGCAAGCCTGGTCATGCTGAGGGTCCCCTGGGACATGTGGCAATGCGCAGGGGATGCATGGCCTGCAAGGCTGCAGGCAAActcctgggggctgcagccctaGAAAACCACTGGGTGGGGGTCTCTCCTGGCTACGGTGACTTTAGGGCTGCAGCTATCTGGTGGCATGTGACAGACGTGACACAAGCACAGGGGAAATGCACCCCTAGGCTGAGCACACCATGGTGCAGAGCACACAGAAGCATGTGCATGAGCTGCCCCCACTCAGCTGTGATGTGAACACATCACCCAGAAGGCAGCACGCAGGCATGtgccagagcagccagcagcatgggAGCACACCGATGTGCCGGGCGGTGCACCAGCAGCACAGTCCAGCCATGGCAGGGCAAGCTCTGAGCATGGACAGCACGCATGTGGGCACAGCACCCTATAGCGCAGGGAGAGGACCACAGGAGCGTGCCCACAGCCAGAGAGGCCATGGGTGCCCACAGCCTGTTCAGGGGGCCTGACTGGACTCTGCAAGAGTGACACACTGGGGACACGTGTGGCCTGAGCAGGGATGTGTGTGTAATGCCTGCAGCGGATGCCAGTGCAGGGCTGGGTATGCGCAGGAGATGCATTGCGTGTGAAGGGACATGTGTAATGCGTGCAGGGGGATGCCAGGCGAGCTGTGTGCAAGGGAATGCAGCCTGGAGTGGGCATGCGCACGGGCCCTGTGCCATACAGGCAGTGATACATGTGCAATGCACACATATGGAGGACTGTGCAAGCTGCAGGTGCCTGCACAGGGCCACGTGATGTGCCGGAGGTGTGCGTGCAGGGGACACACAGGGTGTGCAGGGGCCGTACCATGTGCTGGCGGGTGTCCCATGTTGGTGTCTGCTGGTGGGGACAGGCAGCTCCTTACCTTTGAACATGGGGCTGACCCTCCAGACGCCAAGACAGCCCTGGCTGGCGAACTGCCCAAAGGAGAGCTCCATGAAGAAGAGGGGGATGCCGCAAAACACCAGCATGATGAAGTAGGGGAACATGAAGGCACCTGGCGGGCAGCAACCAGAGGGTGAGTGGGCAATGGCCCTGGGCACAGCTGTGCTCCCCATGCCCCGCATCACCCCACAAGCCTGGGGCTGACAAGCactgcacagggctggagcactcacccccacccctgccctgaGGCACCCCATTCCCCCGACACCCACCTCCCCCATTGCGGTAGCAGAGGTACGGGAAGCGCCAGACGTTGCCCAGCCCCACGGCGTAGCCCACGCTGGTCAGCACAAACTCGATCTGGTTGCCCCAGTTGCCACGCTTGACGCTCTTGTCCAGCTTGCCCCGCTCCCCGGGCACAGCACCATTCTGTGGAGAGATGCCGTGGGATGCGTCAACCAGGAACGCCCCTGCCGGCCCCATCGGAGGGGCGACGGCCGCCAAGCGGGGCCGGGTGGTCCCCAGcatccttccccatccctccctcatGCCAGTGTCCCCCCCATCCCGCCACGCACAGACAGTGCCAAGGAGGGGGAGGGCAGCGGTGGCAGCGCCCCCCCCGATGAATAGCTCTGCCCAGAGCCCGGCTGCAGCGAAGGAAGAGCCTGCAACTCATACAAAGCAGGTCCGGGCGCCTGAGCACAAAGGGGCCTCTGTTCCCgtgccccctcctccctgcgCCCAGCAAGAGAGGTCCCGCTGGGTGGCCGCTGTCCACGGCTGGGCGAAAATGGTGGGACCCCCGGGGTGAAGCAGGGCCCCCCCCTCAATGGGTAGTGGGGTGCAGTGACCAGAGCAGGCGGGGGGCTGGGTGCCTCCTGGGAAAGGCACCCTACTGCCCCTGGggtcctgctgccagctcagtCACCAGTGAGGGCACCGTACTcagggcagcaccagggcagggggtCCCATGCAACTGAGTCCCCTAAGCGGGAcagccccagtgcccagccatccctcactgcaggggacctggggggagggggtcaGACAGGGGCAAGAAAGGGCGCTTTGTGCAGGCTGCCACACAATGCGAGCTCACACCGGagccaacaacaacaacagggATAAGCACCCATCACCCCCAGCAGAGATGGCACCCATCACCCCATGGCTCCATCCCAGCATGGCCCTGGGCTCATGCTAATGTTTTGCCCAGATGCTACAGAGCTCTGGCAGGTTGGGCTGAGGGCAGATGGCATTTCTGGGGTGCTGCAAGTACCCCAAACCCTGCCTTCTCCACCCAAGGCCAGGTGATGGGTACACAGGATGGGAGTGCCGGTCAGTCCGTGACCCTACGGGAGCAGCATGGGGTGCCGGCAGCCCTAGGAGCACACTGGAGCTCCACAGTGACAGTCTCTCCACCACCATGGACACCCCATGCCCACACCCATGCCCACTCACGCTGCTCCCCCCGCTGCATCCCTGCCATGTGCCCCCCACGATGGCTGATGCCGTCAGCGAGCGGGCCACAAATGGGAGCCGTCGCTTTGGATCTGCTCACGCCGgcggggtgcaggcagcaggcacgGTGCACCTAACCGTATCATTCGATTAGGGCCGGCACAGCCGGGACGTGATGCCCGGCGACTCCGGCACTGCGCTGCCAAACAAAGCCATCTGCTACAAGCGGGGCCTGCACGCGCCGGGGGCCAcgggggggctgctggagtgcagggctggggagaggggcgATGGGGGGGGCGGTCAGATCACTGGGCGCTTTGGGCAGGGCAATAGGGAAGACATGCTGGCCATGCCCAGTCAGGGTACCAGGGTGCCCACGCCACAGCCTGTGGGCAAAGACTGTCAGAAATGAGCTCACagctgccctgggtgctgggggagtCTCCTGTGCGGTGCTGAGTGGGAGTGGGACTGAGGGGGTACCCTGGGTTGGGGGACAGGACACTAGCACTGTCCCCACACTAGGGCACACTGCCCGCTCCATGAGGCTGATCCGATCGAGAAGCCTCTGATTAAGCTGCTCGCACTAACGAGGTTCCTAATGAGCAGCACGGCCAGCAGGAGAGGGGGCAATGTTCCAGCCTCCCTGACAAAGGGTCTGGTCGAGGGGGGAAGACACAGTGCATGGCGCTGGGTCAGTCTGGAGCCCCGATGCCCACAGAGGACCTCATCCCTGTCCTAAAGCCAGAGGGCTAACCCTCTGCTCGGGTGACCCTGGCATGGCTTCACCCCCATGCAATGGGGCACACCAGCCTTGAGCTGCTTGGTACCAGTGCAACGAGAGCACCAGGCCTCtgtgcccccccctccccccccccacctttccTACAGTGCTGGGCTTTGCCGCACTTGTCCCCAGTAAGGGGGCAGCCACGTGTGCCCATGCGTGCACAAGCATGCACACGTGCGCAAACACTTGCGGGCTCACCCATCAGCTTGCTACcacccctcctctccccaaatCTGGGAAGGTCAGCCTGTCCTTTACAGTCATTAACTGTCCTCCCAACCCCACTTGGTAAAAGAGGGGGACGCACACCGAGAACCCAGGTGTCCAGGAAGATGAGACAACATCCCTCCCTGCTGTGGGGATgggacagagctgggctgcaaagggcgagctgccccccagcacggATGCAAGCCCCTGGAAAGG encodes:
- the SLC6A9 gene encoding sodium- and chloride-dependent glycine transporter 1 isoform X2 codes for the protein MGTNGAVPGERGKLDKSVKRGNWGNQIEFVLTSVGYAVGLGNVWRFPYLCYRNGGGAFMFPYFIMLVFCGIPLFFMELSFGQFASQGCLGVWRVSPMFKGVGYGMMVVSTYIGIYYNVVICIAFYYFFVSMTRVLPWTYCSNAWNTPDCVGVLDGNLSSRAALNLTRLLNTTQKRTSPSEEYWRRYVLDLSDDIGNLGEVRLPLLGCLGVSWVVVFLCLIKGVKSSGKVVYFTATFPYVVLTILFVRGITLEGALTGIMYYLTPQWDKILNAKVWGDAASQIFYSLGCAWGGLITMASYNKFHNNCYRDSIIISITNCATSVYAGFVIFSILGFMANHLGVDVSKVADHGPGLAFVAYPEALTLLPISPLWSILFFFMLILLGLGTQFCLLETLVTAIVDEVGNEWIIRRKTFVTLGVAVAGFLLGIPLTTQAGIYWLLLMDNYAASFSLVIISCIMCVAIMYIYGHHNYFKDIEMMLGFPPPLFFQICWRFISPAIIFFILVFTVIQYRPISYNDYVYPTWAISIGFLMALSSVICIPIYAIYKVCCSEGDTLLERLKNATKASKDWGPALVEHRSGRYAPAFSPSTESHLEVQPLQPEKGRSEAAAASPVQGSNGSAHSQDSRL
- the SLC6A9 gene encoding sodium- and chloride-dependent glycine transporter 1 isoform X1, with the protein product MADKCSEGLLNGAVPGERGKLDKSVKRGNWGNQIEFVLTSVGYAVGLGNVWRFPYLCYRNGGGAFMFPYFIMLVFCGIPLFFMELSFGQFASQGCLGVWRVSPMFKGVGYGMMVVSTYIGIYYNVVICIAFYYFFVSMTRVLPWTYCSNAWNTPDCVGVLDGNLSSRAALNLTRLLNTTQKRTSPSEEYWRRYVLDLSDDIGNLGEVRLPLLGCLGVSWVVVFLCLIKGVKSSGKVVYFTATFPYVVLTILFVRGITLEGALTGIMYYLTPQWDKILNAKVWGDAASQIFYSLGCAWGGLITMASYNKFHNNCYRDSIIISITNCATSVYAGFVIFSILGFMANHLGVDVSKVADHGPGLAFVAYPEALTLLPISPLWSILFFFMLILLGLGTQFCLLETLVTAIVDEVGNEWIIRRKTFVTLGVAVAGFLLGIPLTTQAGIYWLLLMDNYAASFSLVIISCIMCVAIMYIYGHHNYFKDIEMMLGFPPPLFFQICWRFISPAIIFFILVFTVIQYRPISYNDYVYPTWAISIGFLMALSSVICIPIYAIYKVCCSEGDTLLERLKNATKASKDWGPALVEHRSGRYAPAFSPSTESHLEVQPLQPEKGRSEAAAASPVQGSNGSAHSQDSRL